One part of the Rhizobium indicum genome encodes these proteins:
- a CDS encoding P-loop NTPase fold protein — translation MDPQEVQGQPKPTAEQLAVAFSLASLIESETAESSFALFGAWGRGKSFTSETIIKNLAGDMLPVVFPSWLYPNKPECWVNLYRTVYESLKKENALALFTSIVRMNLERSGLYQAVGAVIYVMAWLFAFVPVTDAQFMWFLIGSIGPVALWFCFRLASTIPSMLRHVRRVYWRIESHTEKLGLQETIGRDLRDLIAAWSSKETKSLDQMLFILPVLFVFPFIALFLIARLSGIMDPIAEISARHLQLSAWSAFCVITFTLLIVVKGYRSKRSKVLVLVEDLDRVSADHSLAITESISVFLDNNSEKPSMHFLFLMDEDALDSAIQQRHGERGQNAPYYFKERLFKAHIRLPAMTAAEARATSAFIIEFDVMEKLLKSKEDRQNALTERKKNLDQALEHLERRKNSQIEDKYDVVREAYTKEVVVRKGLRSRFAASRFPLPEEAFLDDVRVEHIPAERRKRAPTAQELDEFETQKEKGIAAALESADNAQKAFDMLVKQLQQDDDSISQMKERLLHTDEGASRPRPISRIEDGERRRIAEIMGRFAEQKNTIWGPRSIISFIRKFEMMKTLWEYLVIRSPVRPLHDWEKALILDALAVELMSRLGGTMEAETDFDEALPEHREQARRLAGYVI, via the coding sequence GTGGATCCACAGGAAGTACAAGGTCAGCCCAAACCGACCGCAGAGCAGCTCGCGGTAGCATTCTCTCTCGCAAGTCTTATCGAAAGCGAGACAGCAGAATCGTCGTTCGCGCTGTTTGGCGCATGGGGGCGGGGCAAATCATTTACCTCAGAGACAATCATAAAAAACCTCGCAGGCGACATGTTGCCCGTGGTCTTCCCGAGCTGGCTCTACCCGAACAAGCCGGAATGCTGGGTCAATCTTTATCGAACGGTGTATGAAAGCCTGAAAAAGGAGAACGCACTGGCGCTGTTTACGAGCATTGTGCGGATGAACTTGGAGCGGTCCGGTCTCTATCAGGCAGTTGGTGCCGTGATTTACGTGATGGCCTGGCTGTTTGCCTTCGTCCCGGTCACCGATGCTCAGTTCATGTGGTTTCTGATCGGCTCAATCGGGCCCGTCGCGCTGTGGTTCTGCTTCCGGTTGGCATCGACGATACCGAGCATGCTTCGTCACGTTCGGAGGGTTTACTGGCGGATCGAAAGTCATACGGAAAAACTGGGCCTGCAAGAAACGATCGGCAGGGATCTACGGGATCTCATCGCCGCCTGGAGTTCGAAGGAGACTAAAAGTCTGGATCAAATGCTTTTTATTTTGCCGGTCCTGTTCGTCTTCCCGTTCATTGCCCTGTTCTTGATCGCACGGCTTTCAGGTATCATGGATCCGATCGCCGAAATCTCTGCCAGGCACCTGCAGCTATCGGCTTGGTCTGCGTTCTGCGTTATTACATTCACCCTTCTGATTGTGGTCAAAGGATATCGGTCAAAAAGGTCTAAAGTTCTCGTCCTCGTGGAAGATCTCGATCGCGTATCCGCAGACCACTCATTGGCAATAACAGAATCGATTTCCGTCTTTCTAGACAACAACAGCGAAAAACCGTCGATGCATTTTCTCTTCCTGATGGATGAAGATGCTTTGGATTCTGCTATCCAGCAGCGGCACGGAGAACGCGGGCAAAATGCTCCCTATTACTTCAAGGAGCGTTTGTTTAAAGCGCATATTCGCCTGCCTGCGATGACAGCCGCTGAAGCCCGTGCAACAAGTGCCTTCATCATAGAGTTCGATGTGATGGAAAAGCTTCTCAAATCGAAAGAGGATCGGCAGAACGCTCTGACAGAGCGCAAGAAAAATCTCGATCAAGCGCTGGAACATTTGGAGCGACGTAAAAACTCGCAGATCGAGGACAAGTACGATGTGGTTCGAGAGGCGTACACCAAGGAAGTCGTGGTCAGAAAAGGACTTCGAAGCCGTTTCGCCGCTAGTCGTTTCCCCCTGCCGGAGGAAGCCTTTCTCGATGATGTGAGAGTGGAGCACATTCCCGCAGAAAGACGGAAGAGAGCACCCACGGCCCAGGAACTCGACGAATTTGAAACTCAAAAGGAAAAGGGGATAGCGGCAGCTCTGGAGAGCGCGGACAACGCGCAAAAAGCCTTCGATATGCTGGTCAAACAACTCCAGCAAGACGATGACAGCATTTCGCAGATGAAGGAGCGGCTTCTCCACACTGACGAGGGCGCTTCAAGGCCGCGCCCTATTTCTCGCATCGAAGATGGCGAGCGTAGACGGATCGCCGAGATAATGGGCAGGTTCGCTGAGCAGAAAAACACCATCTGGGGACCGCGTTCGATTATCTCATTCATCCGCAAATTCGAGATGATGAAGACCCTGTGGGAGTATCTCGTTATCCGGTCTCCTGTTCGGCCACTGCACGATTGGGAAAAGGCACTAATACTTGACGCCCTTGCTGTCGAACTGATGTCACGTCTTGGTGGAACGATGGAGGCCGAGACAGACTTCGACGAGGCGCTTCCTGAGCACAGAGAACAAGCGAGACGCCTGGCTGGCTATGTTATATAG
- a CDS encoding ATP-dependent nuclease produces the protein MRSKLLKITVKNVGCIGPESVSVKLDDVLCLVGPNNSGKTTILRAYELAVNPSLFNPTHDRCNWAPAEDPSEIQLDVHIPQGMGNVDEKWKVIEGEKLIVRSRWSWPIGGKAVRQTWDPQTGDWAEEGKAGGADNVFTSRLPKPMRIKSLDDALSTEDILLTLALSPLVKELKALETDAESQISKDKAALAATVNGLAEPHKERLGVISEQIKTGFQGVFPGLSVSLHVEMTSPELKIDALLKQGSGIRVEEPSGQSRVAQQGTGARRALFWAMLQVHNEISRQTERREALLKPLNTSLTKEKKKDPESEATKLLIQQVAALNEGGAIPEDAEDPALPGYILLMDEPENALHPMAARAAQAHLYALGQHPDWQVLITTHSPYFINPLMDHTTIARLQRSNDGKSLSPRLYVADEVEFSEMEKDNLQALQLTDVGFSEIFFGSYPILVEGDTEHAAFISAIVKAQHVLAGNVSIIRARGKAILVPLIKMLRHFKTNFGIVHDVDWPRRKDGANNAMWTVNTSIRNEILLCRLQGNTVYHRWSIPDFERYLGGAELGKDKPYAAFNRVNEDEALKTKVRSLISSLFDGGAFDPADHDPNVDFIAQIEGELIAWAKANGHEANPRLNPAAA, from the coding sequence ATGAGGTCCAAACTACTTAAGATCACCGTGAAGAACGTGGGATGCATCGGACCAGAGTCGGTCAGTGTTAAACTGGACGATGTGCTCTGCTTGGTTGGCCCTAACAACTCCGGGAAGACAACGATCCTGCGAGCATATGAGTTGGCCGTAAACCCTAGTCTATTCAACCCCACACACGATCGATGCAACTGGGCGCCGGCTGAAGACCCATCAGAAATCCAGCTTGATGTGCATATTCCGCAAGGGATGGGCAACGTCGATGAGAAGTGGAAAGTGATAGAGGGCGAAAAGCTCATTGTTCGCAGCCGGTGGTCGTGGCCGATCGGCGGTAAAGCTGTTCGGCAGACCTGGGATCCTCAAACAGGGGACTGGGCAGAGGAAGGCAAGGCCGGCGGTGCGGATAATGTTTTCACTTCGCGCCTACCAAAGCCGATGCGCATTAAATCTCTTGATGATGCTCTTTCTACTGAAGACATCCTGCTGACCCTGGCGCTAAGCCCCTTGGTAAAAGAGCTGAAGGCGTTGGAGACTGACGCGGAGTCGCAAATTTCCAAAGACAAAGCTGCGCTCGCGGCCACCGTAAACGGACTGGCTGAACCCCACAAGGAGCGACTTGGCGTCATTTCCGAGCAAATAAAGACCGGCTTTCAGGGCGTGTTCCCGGGTCTCAGCGTCAGTCTCCATGTCGAGATGACCAGTCCGGAGCTGAAAATCGATGCGCTGTTGAAGCAAGGTTCGGGAATACGGGTAGAGGAGCCGTCGGGCCAGTCCCGCGTGGCTCAGCAGGGCACCGGCGCGCGGCGAGCGCTTTTTTGGGCAATGCTGCAAGTCCACAACGAGATTAGTCGCCAGACTGAGCGGCGGGAGGCACTTTTGAAACCTCTCAATACCAGCCTGACAAAAGAGAAGAAAAAAGACCCGGAGAGCGAAGCGACCAAGCTCCTGATCCAACAGGTAGCCGCGCTCAACGAGGGTGGAGCCATTCCTGAGGATGCTGAGGATCCAGCGTTGCCGGGTTATATCCTCCTGATGGATGAACCAGAAAACGCACTTCACCCAATGGCCGCTAGGGCAGCACAGGCCCATCTATACGCTTTGGGACAACATCCGGACTGGCAGGTGCTGATAACGACCCATTCGCCTTATTTTATCAATCCACTTATGGACCACACGACGATCGCCAGGCTACAGCGTTCGAATGATGGCAAATCGCTTTCGCCTCGCCTGTATGTCGCTGATGAGGTTGAGTTTTCAGAAATGGAGAAGGACAACCTTCAAGCGCTTCAGCTTACTGACGTGGGGTTCTCCGAGATATTCTTCGGAAGCTATCCCATTTTGGTCGAGGGGGATACCGAACACGCGGCATTCATATCCGCGATCGTCAAGGCTCAGCACGTACTCGCAGGTAATGTCAGTATCATTCGAGCGCGCGGGAAGGCTATCCTGGTGCCGCTCATCAAGATGCTGCGGCACTTCAAAACAAATTTCGGTATCGTCCATGACGTCGATTGGCCTCGTCGGAAAGACGGAGCGAACAACGCAATGTGGACCGTGAACACGTCCATTCGCAACGAGATTTTATTGTGCCGCCTGCAAGGCAATACCGTTTATCACCGATGGAGCATCCCTGACTTTGAACGCTATCTGGGTGGCGCGGAGCTCGGCAAGGATAAGCCTTATGCAGCGTTTAATCGCGTGAACGAGGATGAGGCGTTGAAGACTAAGGTCAGATCCCTGATAAGTAGTCTTTTCGACGGAGGAGCGTTTGACCCTGCGGATCATGACCCAAACGTCGACTTTATTGCGCAAATCGAGGGAGAGCTGATTGCCTGGGCAAAGGCCAATGGCCATGAGGCGAATCCTCGGCTTAATCCTGCGGCTGCTTAG
- a CDS encoding exonuclease SbcCD subunit D, protein MIRILHTADWHIGQTLRGFSREHEHRKVFERLEEIVVERDVDALVIARDVFDSQNPSGEAQQLFYNTLVRLSRAHPRMAMVIAAGNHDAAGRLEAPRPLLEAFNIRVVGNVRRREGRVEAARHLVPIADASGVVAAHVLAVSYPTAACLPNLTRLDGELGSPIIAGVRSLYAELVDTLREPIDGLPFVLMGHLHVAGGIESEGAERRILVGGQHAVPHDVFPAEASYVALGHLHKAQAIGRDTVRYSGSLIPLSATELPYAHGVTLVSLDGATVLSEHISIDRPLPFVRLPEAGDMRLTELGDHLTAMDLTSDLPIHERPFVQVRLAREGLSPGFREEVDRIAESFPVRVVDTRVAALLGALNDVTLADPMIRLAERDPEDLFKLAFERTFGVPPDSAHLDVFHQARAEA, encoded by the coding sequence ATGATTCGTATTCTACACACGGCTGATTGGCATATAGGTCAAACGCTTCGCGGATTTTCTCGCGAGCACGAGCACCGCAAGGTGTTTGAGCGGCTCGAAGAGATCGTCGTGGAGCGGGATGTCGATGCCCTCGTCATCGCCCGTGACGTGTTTGACAGCCAAAATCCCTCCGGGGAAGCGCAACAGCTCTTTTACAATACGCTCGTGCGGCTGAGCCGCGCGCATCCGCGCATGGCTATGGTGATCGCTGCCGGCAACCACGATGCCGCTGGTCGATTGGAAGCGCCACGGCCTCTATTAGAGGCATTCAACATCCGCGTCGTAGGCAACGTTCGTCGGCGTGAAGGGCGGGTCGAGGCGGCACGGCATCTCGTTCCTATCGCTGACGCAAGCGGTGTCGTAGCTGCTCATGTGCTTGCAGTCTCCTACCCAACCGCAGCGTGCCTTCCGAATTTGACGCGGCTGGATGGTGAACTAGGCTCGCCCATCATTGCCGGTGTGCGAAGCCTCTATGCCGAATTGGTCGATACGTTACGGGAGCCGATCGACGGTCTGCCGTTCGTCCTAATGGGACACCTCCATGTTGCAGGCGGCATCGAGTCGGAAGGTGCGGAGCGCCGAATTCTGGTCGGTGGTCAGCATGCCGTGCCGCATGACGTGTTCCCGGCGGAAGCGAGCTACGTGGCGCTTGGCCATTTGCATAAAGCTCAGGCTATCGGTCGTGATACTGTCCGCTATTCAGGTTCACTGATCCCTTTGTCGGCGACGGAGCTACCCTACGCGCATGGGGTCACTCTCGTGAGCCTCGACGGTGCAACGGTTCTATCCGAACATATCTCGATTGATCGGCCACTTCCCTTCGTCCGCCTTCCTGAGGCGGGCGATATGCGTTTGACTGAACTCGGCGATCATCTGACAGCAATGGACCTTACATCGGATCTACCAATTCATGAACGGCCATTCGTCCAAGTCAGGCTTGCCCGTGAAGGGCTGTCGCCTGGGTTCAGGGAGGAGGTCGACCGCATCGCCGAGAGCTTTCCGGTGCGCGTCGTCGATACTCGGGTCGCGGCATTACTCGGGGCGTTAAATGACGTGACCCTCGCCGATCCTATGATCCGGCTGGCAGAAAGAGATCCCGAGGATCTGTTTAAGCTCGCATTTGAACGCACCTTTGGTGTGCCCCCGGATTCCGCGCATCTGGATGTTTTCCACCAGGCACGGGCGGAGGCATAG
- a CDS encoding AAA family ATPase, translating to MRILAIRGENLASLAAPFEIDLAAEPLAGSGLFAITGETGAGKSTILDALCLALYGEYPRVSVGRRENAPDPSGEAISIHDGRAILRRGAGGGYAEVDFIGQDGERYRVRWEANRARGRANGRLQNEQRALYRLDDGSAVATGKTQVREAVEARTDLTFDQFRRTVLLAQGEFDAFLLAAESERAELLEKITGTEIYAAISVRIHDGTEARRRIVEQLEQRRNDVGLLDDEARKTLLEEQSQLGSSVAQKGAERDQHNGRLDHFKRVAAARSDLALAEAQGVAAHTTREAAADEYQSLAEFDLVEPLRPLAVDLHNARRTAAEAKSRLDGLLVACEEARTLDAASATQLADAATANVAAEDVLKNFGPLWSEAEKLDTELVAARTEFNDAMEKSQQAEATLRDKADALATIDQTLGQTSELHRTAAAQLKSQSDRILLADRLSDAMDLLAKWDALRQDHATATSEAVEAAETATRLQGEMTALSEKLAEDRGRKDGLSRDICDRRGGLDGIDEAALHERDIDLQRALEALRETSAVCEQHDRSSADLSRRESEHALATQEVSIAKSQIVEAEADRLRDRIARAEIVPIAELADEAVSSEAIHLRSLLAPNLACPVCGSTHHPHLAHPSALNEMAARLRRRREELDTMLTATGQRLDAATRALSAGESRQAETNRGIDLARGQVLAANSAYSEQWSSLNDLCTNAGIEGRVPPFLDDQAAPKLASLISVAIAERSAIASPLADARRLRTEIDSLQRQHDALGEAIETITQSVDQRRPDFHSAQLKATERTVQAAGLAERLISIRREITPFLAAAGLIVDDLDDDPTGVSVTLSTVATEYAALREQVGQLEMTLQRLAPERASASASLQHAQAQLTATALLLNQRRMAEEEKARARAELLDGEATASHRTRTNEACLTTRETLARVRETKSATDAAFQAAGARRDEAAAGLETAKGRNALAEAAFNAACLDIARSSDQVAALIATDPALSRALRVRIAEIDRGVNDAGTAVLTRQNDLHRALEGFDETTDAEALAAVVAALATEIGDLQQQIGVLVAALARDDGARRAAANLSAQIETAKAELAIWQAVDDAVGSASGDRFRRFVQGITLDHMVQLANDHLHALTPRYRLARGAASDLTLHIVDRDMGDEVRGTRSLSGGERFLVSLALALALSGLEGRSSFVDTLFIDEGFGSLDAETLDLAVDALETLQGRGQKVGVITHVAAMIERIAVQVRVEKRGAGRSEIKVSDGSQPIWSA from the coding sequence ATGCGGATATTGGCTATCCGCGGCGAGAATCTGGCAAGTCTTGCCGCGCCCTTCGAGATCGATCTTGCTGCAGAGCCTCTTGCAGGCTCCGGTCTTTTTGCCATCACTGGGGAGACCGGCGCCGGGAAATCGACCATCCTCGACGCGCTCTGCCTTGCGCTCTATGGCGAATATCCGCGCGTCTCAGTCGGTCGGCGGGAGAATGCGCCCGATCCCAGCGGGGAGGCGATTTCAATTCATGATGGCCGGGCGATCTTGCGCCGAGGCGCCGGCGGCGGATATGCCGAGGTAGATTTTATCGGGCAGGATGGTGAACGCTACCGCGTCCGCTGGGAGGCCAATCGGGCGCGGGGGCGAGCAAATGGGCGGCTTCAGAATGAGCAGCGCGCATTGTATCGACTTGACGACGGCAGTGCGGTGGCAACTGGCAAGACTCAGGTCCGCGAGGCCGTAGAGGCGAGAACCGACCTCACATTCGATCAGTTCCGGCGAACGGTGCTGCTCGCACAGGGCGAGTTTGACGCCTTCCTACTCGCCGCCGAGAGCGAGCGTGCGGAATTGCTCGAGAAGATCACAGGTACCGAAATTTACGCAGCGATCTCGGTCCGCATCCATGATGGCACGGAGGCACGACGAAGAATTGTCGAGCAATTGGAGCAACGCCGAAACGATGTCGGACTTCTCGATGACGAAGCTAGGAAGACGCTGCTCGAGGAGCAAAGTCAGCTTGGTTCGAGCGTCGCCCAGAAAGGCGCGGAGCGTGATCAACACAATGGACGGTTGGATCATTTCAAGCGCGTCGCCGCCGCTCGCAGCGATCTCGCTCTGGCTGAGGCTCAGGGGGTCGCAGCGCACACGACACGCGAGGCCGCAGCCGATGAATATCAATCTCTTGCCGAGTTCGATCTCGTCGAGCCGCTTCGACCGCTGGCGGTTGATTTGCATAATGCACGGCGGACGGCGGCGGAGGCCAAGTCACGTCTCGACGGCTTGCTTGTTGCATGCGAGGAAGCACGGACGCTAGACGCGGCGTCTGCAACACAACTGGCGGACGCTGCAACCGCCAATGTAGCGGCAGAAGACGTCCTCAAAAATTTCGGTCCTCTTTGGAGCGAAGCTGAAAAGCTCGATACGGAGCTGGTGGCAGCTCGGACCGAGTTTAATGACGCGATGGAAAAATCGCAGCAAGCGGAAGCGACATTGCGCGATAAGGCCGATGCGCTGGCCACGATTGATCAAACTCTCGGTCAGACATCAGAGTTACACCGCACGGCGGCCGCGCAATTAAAGAGTCAATCGGATCGCATTCTTCTTGCCGATCGTCTCAGCGATGCGATGGACTTGTTGGCGAAGTGGGATGCTCTCAGACAGGACCATGCTACAGCCACGTCAGAGGCCGTTGAAGCGGCAGAAACAGCTACTCGGCTGCAAGGTGAGATGACCGCGCTGTCGGAAAAGCTCGCTGAGGATCGTGGGCGAAAAGATGGCCTCAGTCGCGATATCTGTGATCGTCGAGGCGGTCTCGATGGCATCGACGAGGCGGCGCTTCACGAACGGGATATCGATCTGCAACGCGCGCTTGAGGCTCTGCGTGAGACAAGTGCAGTCTGCGAACAGCACGATCGGTCGTCGGCTGATCTATCGCGCCGGGAATCGGAACACGCGCTAGCTACCCAGGAGGTGAGCATAGCGAAAAGCCAAATCGTCGAGGCCGAAGCGGATCGGCTCCGTGATCGGATTGCGCGTGCGGAAATTGTTCCGATTGCAGAGCTCGCCGACGAGGCGGTCTCATCTGAGGCCATTCATCTGCGTAGCCTGCTGGCTCCAAATTTAGCCTGCCCGGTGTGCGGCAGCACCCATCATCCGCACCTTGCACATCCCAGCGCGCTCAACGAAATGGCTGCCAGGCTTCGCCGCCGGCGCGAAGAACTTGATACCATGTTGACCGCGACGGGTCAGCGTTTGGACGCTGCAACGCGCGCACTCTCCGCAGGAGAGTCGCGCCAGGCGGAGACAAATCGGGGAATCGATTTGGCACGCGGACAAGTTCTGGCTGCCAACAGCGCTTATAGCGAACAGTGGTCGTCGTTGAATGATCTCTGCACCAATGCTGGAATCGAGGGAAGGGTACCTCCCTTTCTCGATGACCAGGCTGCGCCGAAACTGGCGTCCCTCATCTCAGTCGCGATCGCAGAACGATCAGCGATTGCGTCTCCGCTCGCAGACGCCCGGCGTCTTCGGACAGAGATCGACAGCTTGCAGCGGCAGCATGACGCGCTTGGTGAGGCGATCGAGACGATTACGCAGTCTGTTGACCAAAGACGTCCTGATTTCCACTCCGCGCAATTGAAGGCAACTGAGCGGACGGTCCAGGCAGCAGGCCTTGCTGAGCGCCTCATTTCCATTCGCCGTGAAATCACGCCGTTTCTCGCTGCCGCAGGTCTGATCGTCGACGATCTCGATGACGATCCCACCGGTGTTAGCGTTACGCTGTCAACAGTCGCGACGGAGTATGCTGCCCTGCGCGAGCAGGTTGGCCAACTTGAAATGACGCTCCAGCGTCTGGCGCCTGAGCGTGCATCGGCGTCCGCCTCACTTCAACACGCGCAAGCCCAGTTGACGGCCACTGCACTTCTTCTCAATCAACGTCGCATGGCTGAGGAAGAGAAGGCGCGCGCCAGAGCTGAACTCCTCGATGGCGAAGCGACAGCAAGCCACCGGACTCGGACCAATGAAGCTTGCCTGACTACCCGTGAGACACTCGCTCGTGTGCGCGAGACGAAATCCGCCACCGATGCAGCGTTCCAGGCGGCGGGCGCTCGTCGCGACGAGGCCGCGGCTGGATTGGAGACCGCCAAAGGCCGTAACGCATTAGCCGAAGCGGCATTCAACGCTGCCTGCTTGGATATTGCTCGCTCGTCGGATCAAGTTGCCGCGCTGATCGCAACCGATCCAGCATTGAGCAGAGCGTTGCGGGTCCGAATTGCGGAGATCGATCGAGGCGTCAACGATGCCGGCACCGCAGTGCTCACGCGCCAGAATGACTTACACCGGGCGTTGGAAGGGTTCGACGAGACCACCGATGCCGAGGCGTTGGCCGCAGTCGTTGCAGCGTTGGCAACAGAAATCGGAGACTTGCAACAACAGATAGGTGTGCTTGTCGCTGCGCTCGCGCGAGACGACGGCGCGCGCCGGGCCGCCGCAAATCTATCTGCGCAAATCGAAACTGCGAAAGCGGAACTCGCAATCTGGCAGGCAGTCGACGATGCTGTCGGCTCGGCCAGCGGTGATCGTTTCCGTCGCTTTGTGCAGGGCATCACGCTCGACCACATGGTGCAATTGGCGAATGATCACCTCCACGCATTGACACCCCGCTATAGGCTCGCGCGGGGGGCTGCGTCCGATCTCACGCTGCATATCGTTGATCGCGACATGGGCGACGAGGTCCGCGGCACCCGAAGCCTGTCGGGCGGGGAGCGTTTCCTGGTCTCCCTTGCGCTTGCGCTGGCTTTGTCGGGTCTCGAAGGACGATCGTCCTTTGTCGATACGCTGTTCATAGATGAAGGCTTTGGATCGCTCGACGCGGAGACGCTCGACTTGGCAGTAGATGCGCTGGAGACCTTACAGGGCAGGGGTCAGAAGGTTGGCGTCATCACGCACGTCGCTGCCATGATCGAGCGGATCGCCGTGCAGGTTCGCGTAGAAAAGCGCGGCGCTGGGCGATCGGAGATTAAAGTTTCTGATGGATCTCAACCGATCTGGTCGGCATGA
- a CDS encoding serine/threonine-protein kinase has product MTIHNPGELIGNRYEIINYISEGGMQEVYAANDTLLTRRVALKTPKTNSARKRFHRSASTSASINHSNVAKTLDYLEENDRYYLIEELIEGTDLGQALRENFDRLDPYLCAHVLHHLAKGLAASHHAGVVHRDLKPSNIMVAGGMAFNGIKITDFGIAKMAEAELAVVDGGDEEALTQSATALGALPYMAPEMIDSFTNATRPADVWSIGALTFELLSGAKPFGTGYRAVPAIQAAIIPPLPPELLAKPQFAELARNIYGLIQRCLRKDPGERPTADALVRLCEELCYSVKERRIGTVGYMPYQTQGFIGSPLEADVFFHQDSVPVGRVTSGDRVWFSTFPGEPRERAFPVVPLKAIRRARPARQ; this is encoded by the coding sequence ATGACTATTCATAATCCCGGCGAACTAATCGGAAATAGATACGAAATTATCAACTATATATCTGAAGGCGGTATGCAGGAAGTTTATGCGGCAAATGACACGTTGCTCACGCGAAGGGTCGCTCTAAAAACACCAAAAACTAACTCTGCCCGTAAAAGATTCCATCGAAGTGCTTCCACCAGCGCAAGCATCAACCATTCGAATGTTGCTAAAACGTTGGACTATCTCGAAGAAAATGATCGCTACTATCTAATTGAGGAGCTGATTGAAGGAACTGACTTGGGACAGGCTTTACGAGAGAACTTTGATCGGCTCGATCCATACCTTTGCGCTCATGTGCTACACCATCTGGCGAAAGGCCTTGCCGCATCTCATCATGCAGGAGTCGTTCATCGAGATCTCAAGCCGAGCAATATCATGGTTGCCGGAGGCATGGCTTTCAACGGAATTAAAATCACGGATTTTGGGATTGCAAAAATGGCGGAAGCCGAGCTTGCGGTTGTCGATGGGGGTGATGAAGAAGCCCTCACCCAGTCCGCGACCGCGTTGGGAGCGCTTCCCTATATGGCTCCTGAGATGATTGATTCTTTCACAAATGCTACGCGCCCTGCGGATGTCTGGTCCATTGGCGCGCTTACTTTCGAACTGCTATCTGGCGCAAAACCATTCGGAACAGGTTATCGCGCTGTGCCGGCCATTCAAGCAGCCATTATACCGCCCTTGCCCCCCGAACTACTTGCAAAGCCGCAATTTGCTGAGCTTGCCAGGAACATCTACGGGCTGATTCAAAGATGCCTTCGAAAAGACCCCGGGGAACGACCGACAGCCGATGCTCTGGTTAGGCTGTGCGAGGAGCTCTGCTATTCCGTCAAGGAGCGGCGGATCGGTACTGTTGGATATATGCCGTACCAAACTCAAGGATTCATAGGCTCGCCATTAGAAGCAGACGTATTTTTTCACCAGGACTCAGTGCCCGTAGGTCGCGTTACATCTGGGGACAGGGTTTGGTTTAGTACATTTCCGGGTGAGCCACGGGAACGCGCTTTTCCGGTTGTGCCCCTTAAAGCCATAAGACGTGCGCGTCCGGCTCGGCAGTAG